The genomic segment GGCGGCGGGTTTCTAGTGCCTTTCGTAAGACCGGGCCGAAGCATCGAAAAACAATGACATAACAGTGCATAACTTGTCCAAGTCGTTGATCGTTCAAAGCAAACTTAGAATCGAAGCGTTGCCGACAAGCGAAGGACCGGAAGTGGCATTCAAGGAGAAGTGGCCGATCCATTCGATGGGACACGGGTGAAATCGAATTCTGAGGGCCAATAGAGAGGCGATTCGCGATAAATCGCCCTCTCGCTGCCCGCCAAGCACTTTCGGCGCTGAAATGCCATCTATTCAATTCCAATTATGGAAGCCCTCTGATTCCCGCCTAAGCCACTTTGCAGACCGGACTTACACCCGGTAGGATGGGACCCCGCAAGCAGTGCTACTAGGCATTCTTGCCGGACAGATGCGCTGGCCGCACGCCTGGTGGCGGGGCTGTCTCTCTGAGCCAGAGAAATCACCTAATTTGGGGGTCAGCATTACCATGCGGCCGACTGGGGAACTACGCGCCGTCGTGGCGTCGCAGGTGTCGGCGCTCAGCGGAAATAGGTGGCACCAGCTCGGCATCGCCCGAGTCCGTACGAGACCAAATGGTGCCAAGTGGCTTCGTTGACTTCACACATTGCCAGTGCTATCCGGAGTCAGGACCACAGAGCATGAACGGCCGAAAGCAATCACCATGACCGAACCGACCATTACTTGCCCGAATTGCAAGACCGAGATCAAGCTCACCGAGTCGCTCGCAGCGCCGCTCATCGCATCGACGCGTCAGCAATACGAAGAAAAGCTTGTCCAGAAGGACGCAGACGTTGCGAAGCGTGAAGCAACTGTCAAAGAAGAAAAAGCAAAGATCGCCAAGGCCCTTGCGTCCATCGACGAGCAGGTAGCCGAAAAGCTCAAAACTGAACGGTTGACGATAGTCGAGGAAGAGGCCAGGAAGGCTCGGCGGCTTGTGTCATCGGATCTGGAGAAACAGGCCAAAGAGCTTGCAGAGTTGCAGGAGGTCCTAACGGAACGTGACGGCAAACTCGCAGACGCGCAAAAGGCCCAGGCCGACCTTATCCGTAAGCAGCGTGAGCTGGACGACGCCAAGCGCGAAATGGAGTTGACCATCGAGAAGCGGGTTCAGGAATCACTAACCACCGTTCGGGATAAAGCGAAGTTGGAAGCGGAAGAAGGGCTCAAGCTGAAAGTTGCCGAAAAAGAAGAACAGATCGCCGGTATGCAACGGCAGATCGAAGAACTTAAACGCAAGGCCGAACAGGGATCGCAACAACTTCAAGGCGAAGTCCAAGAATTAGAACTCGAATCACTTCTGCGCTCGGCCTTTCCGCAGGATTTGATCGAGCCCGTTCCCAAAGGTGAATTCGGCGGAGATCTGATCCAGAAAGTTATGGGGCCGATTGGCCTTTGTGGAACGATCCTCTGGGAATCAAAACGCACCAAGAACTGGAGTGACGGCTGGCTTGCGAAGCTGCGAGAAGACCAACGTGCGGCTAAAGCCGAAATCGCACTGATCGTCACTCAGACAATGCCGAAGGACGTCGAGACTTTCAACCATATCGACGGAGTCTGGGTCTCCAGTCACCGTTGCGCGATTCCCGTCGCCATCGCCCTGCGGCACTCGTTAATTGAGCTTGCAGCGGCACGCAAGGCAGGTGAGGGTCAGCAAACCAAAATGGAGATGGTCTACCAGTATCTCACAGGTCCCCGTTTCCGCCATCGCATCCAGGCAATCGTCGAAAAGTTCGGCGATATGCACGAGGATTTACAGCGGGAACGTAAAACCATGACCAAGTTATGGGCGAAACGTGAAGAGCAAATTCGCTGTGTTGTGGAATCCACGGCCGGCATGTACGGCGACTTGCAAGGAATTGCAGGCAAAACCTTACAGGAAATCGAAGGCCTCCAATTGCCGGTTCTTCCTTCGCCGGAATCAACTAGCGATGAACCATCGTCGCGGTAGTTGTATGCGCGCATGAGCACCAGGGTTTCGCAGTTAGTATAAACGACTTGCACTCATTTGCATTTATGTACGACTAACTGGACTATCCTAGCACAATCGCTTTAATGACTATCCATACCAAGTGCACGGATTAGTCTGTACACTTCTGAGTCGACCCCTCGTTCTGCTGACCGTAGCCATCGTTTGTCGCTGCAAAGCACCTGCACTTTGTCCGGAGCACTCTAATGTCAACCGATCCCGCCGAAGCAAAGACTTTCGTGGTGAGCTGGCTACTGAAAGTAAAAGCAGATGCGTCATTGAACCAGCATATGGTCGACCTGCTTGCAGACCACCATGCGAATGGCACAAGTAGCGACGAGAACATTCTGACGTCTCTGCTCACGCTGGCAAACAAGCCGGAGGTACCCGATGGCGTTCATTAAGAGGATCACCGTCTCCGGCTTTCGTGGAATCCTTACACCGCTCGAATTGTCGTTCGTAAAAGGCGGAAATAGTACGTCAATGGCGCTGTTCGGCCGCAATGGTTTCGGCAAAAGCTCGCTGACAGATGCTTGGGAGTGGCTGCAAACCGAAAAAATTGACCGACTGGGGCGCGAGGGCGCAGGCCCGAATGCATTTCCGCATCGGCAAGCAAATGACGGTACGTCCTATGTCGAAGTAGAGTTTGCCACGCTCGGATTGGGAAAGATGACCTTCAACCCAAAAACAATCACAAAACCAACTCGGGATGGCGTGATCGATGCGTTCCGCCAGGCGGCACCCTACCCTTGCGCTTTGCGATACGAGGACCTGACGCGATTTATCTATTTCACGAAGTCAGAGCAGTACGATGCCCTCGCGGTGTTAATGGGCTTCACGCCTCAGGTGGAATACCAGAAGATGCTCCGTCGAGTGAGTCGAAAGCTTAAAGACGAAGTCGATAAGCAGCAAGCGATCGTAGAACGAGAAAAGACGAAGCTTGCGACACTTATCGGAGAGAAGCCAGACGCGACCAAACTAGTAACGTTCCTTCGAGGCCAGTTTGGTGCTGCCAAGATGGCGCTCCCGGAATCTGTGACAGAAGCAGTAGAGGCACGAGAAAAACTTGAAAAGACGATCAAAAACGATCCTCGCGCAACTTCATTAGCAGATCATACCAGCCTACGTAAATGCATTGTTGGGCTGAAATCAGGGTCTGCGGTGGAAACCGAGTTGGTTACATATGCCGCAAAGGTCGAGGCATTCAAGACTGCCGAACGAGACGCCGTCGATTTGATGCTGATCGGCCTCTATGAGAAGGGGAACGAAGTTATTAAGCAACGCGATCTCGGCGAAGACGCCCCCTGTCCACTATGCGGCAACGTCTTCGAGGGGAGCCTAGCGGATCACATCAAAAGGGAGTTGGAAACGCTGCAATCGCTAAAAGCTTCGAAGGACACGCTCGATGCATTCAGAAAACGGCAAGTCACTGCAACTGCCCCCTTTGGCAAGCTCGCAAAAGCGTTGGAAGCTGGAAGCAACGGCAATCCAATCGCGACCCAGTCGCTGCTGAAGGAAATCACGGACGCCTGCGAGGCTTTGGACGTCTGCTTCGGCAAACTAAGCGAATTGCTAAACGTTCAGCCGGAGAGCATAATCGCGGACACGCCCGGCCAGATACGCACAGCAGCCAGCAACATTGCTGCCAAAGCCAAGACATGTGACGCTGCACGAGAGGGGCTTCTTACGAAGATTGACGCTGAGATTGAACTGCTCAAGGATGATGGAGCACGCGACAAACTAGTAGAAGCTGCGAGTCAAATCGCGGCGGCGATGAATCAGAATGGCGAATGTGTCGGTGCATCCGATGCTTTAGCTGTTATCATGAAGAAACGAATTGAATTCGATGCCATTACCGATCACTACATCGCCACCGGCAATGCAGACATTGAGGCAAAGTTCAACAGTATCTCGGCCGAGGTCGAGAAGTATTTCGGAGTTCTAGAGGAGCACACGGAAGGGGTTGGGCGCCCAGTGCTTCGGCTGCAAGTGGATCAGGACCGCGCGGTTACCTTGGAGATTGAGTTCCGCGGCGAGCCAATCAGTCCGGCCTATAAGTACTTGAGCGAATCCCAGCTCAACAGCTTTGGGCTCTCCCTTTTTCTCGCCGCGGCGCGACGGTTCAATGCTGGTTTTCGATTCCTACTACTCGATGACATCGTCAACAGCTTCGATGCTTATAAGCGGCCCCAGCTGGTGAAATTGCTTAAAACCGAGTTTGGAGACTTTCAATTCCTGCTTCTGACACACGATGACGTGTGGTGCGAACAGTTGTTCTCGCATTTCCCACAGTGGGTTCGCAAACGCATCACGCGTTATGACGTCACCACGGGTCCTATTATGCAGGACGGCTTGTGCGATTTAGAGCTGGTTGAGAAAGACCTGGACGACGACCAGCCTTCGAGGGCAGGGCAACTGCTTGGGCCAATGCTTGAGCGGGAGCTTCAGGAACTGTGCGAAGCGTTCGAAGCGATGGTCACCTACAACCGCCGGAATGAATATACGTTAAAGCCGCTGCTAACCCGGTTGATCGCAAGGGTGAAAGACAAGCTGAAGCCAGATCATAGGTTGTCCAAGGCGCTCGACGATCTTGATGCAAAGTCGGCTTTCCGCAACTTCTGTGCTCACTGGAAGAATCCAGCAAGTCCGCTAACGACGCCCGAAATACGTGAGGTTCTGAGGAGCTGGAAGGATATCGTTGCAATGGTTAAGTGCTCCGAGGACAAGTGCACAGGCTATGCGAAGCATGACAGAGACAGTTTTGTCTGCAGTTGCAAAAAGTTGAGACTGGCGAAAGGTGATGCGGCGTAGTGTTTCTTCG from the Pirellulales bacterium genome contains:
- a CDS encoding DUF2130 domain-containing protein — its product is MTEPTITCPNCKTEIKLTESLAAPLIASTRQQYEEKLVQKDADVAKREATVKEEKAKIAKALASIDEQVAEKLKTERLTIVEEEARKARRLVSSDLEKQAKELAELQEVLTERDGKLADAQKAQADLIRKQRELDDAKREMELTIEKRVQESLTTVRDKAKLEAEEGLKLKVAEKEEQIAGMQRQIEELKRKAEQGSQQLQGEVQELELESLLRSAFPQDLIEPVPKGEFGGDLIQKVMGPIGLCGTILWESKRTKNWSDGWLAKLREDQRAAKAEIALIVTQTMPKDVETFNHIDGVWVSSHRCAIPVAIALRHSLIELAAARKAGEGQQTKMEMVYQYLTGPRFRHRIQAIVEKFGDMHEDLQRERKTMTKLWAKREEQIRCVVESTAGMYGDLQGIAGKTLQEIEGLQLPVLPSPESTSDEPSSR